A genomic window from Impatiens glandulifera unplaced genomic scaffold, dImpGla2.1, whole genome shotgun sequence includes:
- the LOC124917057 gene encoding aspartic proteinase CDR1-like — MNRSKARLSYLKSIIKLPNNDAKETTNLESTIIVSASSYLMEIYVGTPPTKQMVTVDTGSDLSWIQCLPCEHCFKHNQPIFNPNRSSSYKVLRCDSSECLKLGDKHACTRSNEKCKYLLSYGDNSGSYGELAWETYTMGNISIRNMIHGCGHQNFGYFNEDSSGMIGLGDGPLSFFGQTRHLIDGMFSYCLVSQVGPNPHARSRINFGINAEVSGPTVIHTELIKKKGMPFYFLSLKSISVRNRIIQFTRKYGEILIDSGTTLNYFPRDVMQNLKEALILEIGKHPLMINNEFCYKMNTDIPDITFHFAMEANLTLSKRNTFSVYGNALCLNMKAEDHISIFGNKSQMDFLVGYDIPSRIISFKPTDCSKHVISK; from the coding sequence ATGAATCGCTCTAAGGCTCGCTTGTCTTATTTGAAATCCATCATAAAACTTCCCAACAACGACGCAAAAGAAACTACAAACCTAGAATCGACAATTATTGTGAGTGCTTCATCGTATCTCATGGAAATTTACGTTGGCACACCGCCAACCAAGCAGATGGTGACCGTGGATACCGGCTCTGACTTGTCATGGATTCAGTGCCTTCCATGTGAACATTGTTTTAAGCATAATCAACCCATATTTAATCCCAATCGGTCATCTTCGTATAAAGTACTTAGATGTGATTCGAGTGAGTGTCTGAAATTAGGAGACAAACATGCTTGTACTCGATCGAATGAAAAATGTAAATATCTTTTATCCTACGGGGACAATTCAGGTAGCTATGGGGAACTAGCCTGGGAAACTTATACAATGGGAAACATTTCCATCCGAAACATGATACACGGGTGCGGGCATCAGAATTTCGGGTATTTTAATGAGGATAGTTCCGGTATGATTGGGCTTGGAGATGGTCCTCTCTCATTCTTTGGTCAGACTCGACATTTGATTGATGGAATGTTTTCGTACTGCCTAGTATCTCAGGTCGGTCCAAACCCACATGCAAGGAGCAGGATTAACTTCGGCATTAATGCGGAGGTGTCTGGGCCTACAGTGATACACACCGAGTTGATCAAGAAGAAGGGCATGCCATTCTATTTTCTCTCATTGAAATCAATCAGCGTCCGAAATAGAATAATTCAATTCACAAGAAAATATGGTGAAATCTTAATAGACTCAGGAACAACTCTAAATTATTTCCCCAGGGACGTAATGCAAAATTTGAAGGAGGCACTAATACTTGAGATTGGTAAACACCCACTTATGATTAATAAtgaattttgttataaaatgaaCACCGATATTCCTGATATCACCTTCCATTTTGCTATGGAAGCTAACTTAACTTTGTCAAAGAGGAACACTTTTTCAGTATACGGAAATGCATTGTGTCTGAATATGAAAGCAGAAGATCATATATCAATATTTGGGAACAAATCACAAATGGATTTCTTGGTCGGATATGATATTCCCAGTAGAATTATCTCTTTCAAACCAACCGATTGTTCAAAGCATGTGATATCAAAGTAG